The Pseudomonadota bacterium genome includes a window with the following:
- a CDS encoding DUF134 domain-containing protein has translation MPRPRCISNIGFLPQVTYFKPAGVKMADIEEVVLRHDELEAIRLKDLLGIPQEEAAVQMNVSQPTFHRLLLSAHEKMAHTVVKGKALRIDGGNVSVDEKFIPPCGWRDVCRHGWKGEDIYQKRDVSTIEKDIGIMKIAITSIDGTMEGMVDERFGRCRKLIIYDPESKSFDVIENMQNFNAPQGAGIQSAQNAINAGAKTIISGHLGPNAFRVLGAAGIEVYTVSNKTVVQAIREFEESSLAKLTGPDVNEHW, from the coding sequence ATGCCACGTCCGCGGTGCATAAGCAATATAGGTTTTCTCCCCCAGGTAACATACTTCAAACCGGCAGGTGTAAAGATGGCGGACATTGAAGAAGTCGTTCTCCGCCATGATGAGCTGGAAGCGATAAGGCTGAAAGATCTTCTCGGTATACCGCAGGAAGAAGCGGCAGTGCAAATGAATGTATCCCAGCCTACATTCCACCGCCTTTTATTATCCGCTCATGAAAAAATGGCCCACACTGTTGTTAAAGGCAAGGCACTGAGGATAGATGGGGGAAATGTATCGGTTGATGAAAAATTTATCCCGCCCTGCGGCTGGAGAGATGTGTGCAGGCACGGGTGGAAAGGAGAAGATATATATCAAAAAAGAGATGTGTCAACTATTGAAAAAGATATAGGAATAATGAAAATAGCAATAACAAGTATTGACGGAACCATGGAAGGCATGGTTGACGAGCGCTTCGGCAGATGCAGAAAACTTATAATCTATGACCCTGAAAGCAAAAGCTTTGATGTGATTGAAAATATGCAAAATTTTAACGCCCCCCAGGGGGCGGGTATTCAAAGCGCTCAAAATGCCATCAATGCCGGGGCAAAAACGATAATCAGCGGGCATCTGGGTCCCAATGCATTCAGAGTGCTCGGAGCTGCCGGCATTGAGGTATATACGGTATCGAATAAGACAGTTGTACAGGCAATCAGGGAATTTGAGGAAAGCAGTCTTGCTAAGCTGACAGGTCCGGATGTAAACGAGCACTGGTAG